The genome window TTACTGCAATTACGCAAGGTCAAAGCGATCGAGATTCATGACTTTGTTCCAGACTGCAACAAAGTCGTTCAGGAATTTCTCCTGCGAATCGTTGCAACCATACACTTCCGCCAATGCCCGCAGTTGGGAGTTGGAACCAAAGATCAGGTCAACCCGGGTGCCGGTCCATTTGACTTTGCCGGTAGCGCGGTCGCGACCTTCGAACACGTTCGCATCGTTCGCGGTGGCTTTCCAGGTCGTGCCCATATCCAGCAGGTTCACAAAGAAATCGTTGGTCAGCGATTCCGGGCGATCGGTAAATACGCCGTGTTTGGTCTGTCCAAAGTTGGCATTCAACACGCGCATACCGCCAACCAGAACGGTCATTTCCGGTGCGGTTAACGTCATCAGTTGGGCTTTATCCACCAGCAGTTCTTCCGCTGAAATCGAGTATTTGGCTTTGAGATAATTACGGAAACCATCGGCTGCCGGTTCCAGCACCGCGAAAGAATCCACATCGGTTTGTTCCGCCGAAGCGTCCATACGTCCGGGCGTAAAGGGAACGGTTACCTTGTGTCCGGCATTCTTCGCCGCCTGCTCAACGCCTGCACAGCCGCCCAGCACAATCATATCGGCGAGGGAAATTTTCTTTCCGCCGGTTTGTGCAGCGTTAAATGCTTTTTGGATGCCTTCGAGCTTATCGAGCACTTTGGCGAGCTGTTTGGGCTGGTTGACTTCCCAATCCTTTTGCGGGGCGAGCCGGATGCGGGCACCGTTGGCACCGCCGCGTTTGTCCGAACCACGGAACGTGGAAGCCGAAGCCCATGCGGTGTAAACCAGCTCGGATACGGACAATCCCGAAGCGAGAATCTTGCCTTTGAGTGCGGAAATGTCTGTGTCGTCCACCAGTTTGTGGTCGCATTTTGGGATGGGGTCTTGCCAGATCAATTCTTCTTTCGGCACTTCCGGTCCGAGATAGCGGGAAACCGGTCCCATATCGCGATGGGTTAACTTGAACCACGCCCGGGCAAAAGCATCGGCAAATGCTTCCGGGTTTTTGTGGAAATGCCGGGAGATTTTTTCGTATGCCGGGTCCATTCGCATGGCCATATCTGCCGTAGTCATAATGGTGGTTACCCGTTTGGAGGGATCGTGTGCAGCAGGTGCGAGGTCTTTTTCCGCCACGTTTTTCGGCTGCCACTGCCAGGCGCCTGCGGGGCTTTTGGTGAGT of Calditrichia bacterium contains these proteins:
- the katG gene encoding catalase/peroxidase HPI → MSNKGKCPVTHVAGGGTKNRDWWPNQLNLNVLHQHSSLSNPMGKDFNYAKAFKSLDLAAVKNDIYKLMTTSQDWWPADYGHYGPLFIRMAWHSAGTYRIGDGRGGAGSGTQRFAPLNSWPDNANLDKARFLLQPIKRKYGNKISWADLMILAGNCAIESMGLKTFGFAGGREDVWEPEEDIYWGAEAEWLGDKRYSGERDLENPLAAVQMGLIYVNPEGPNGKPDPVAAGRDIRETFARMAMNDEETVALTAGGHTFGKCHGAGDAGLVGPEPEAASIEEQGLGWKSSFGSGKGGDTITSGLEGAWTPNPIKWDNGYFDMLFGYDWELTKSPAGAWQWQPKNVAEKDLAPAAHDPSKRVTTIMTTADMAMRMDPAYEKISRHFHKNPEAFADAFARAWFKLTHRDMGPVSRYLGPEVPKEELIWQDPIPKCDHKLVDDTDISALKGKILASGLSVSELVYTAWASASTFRGSDKRGGANGARIRLAPQKDWEVNQPKQLAKVLDKLEGIQKAFNAAQTGGKKISLADMIVLGGCAGVEQAAKNAGHKVTVPFTPGRMDASAEQTDVDSFAVLEPAADGFRNYLKAKYSISAEELLVDKAQLMTLTAPEMTVLVGGMRVLNANFGQTKHGVFTDRPESLTNDFFVNLLDMGTTWKATANDANVFEGRDRATGKVKWTGTRVDLIFGSNSQLRALAEVYGCNDSQEKFLNDFVAVWNKVMNLDRFDLA